The Littorina saxatilis isolate snail1 linkage group LG1, US_GU_Lsax_2.0, whole genome shotgun sequence nucleotide sequence CAGAGCTGCCAAGTTACATTCTCAAATGTATACACATATTCATCCGACCATTATTCTGTAAACTTGTGAActcaaaatgacaaaagcaaaGTTCAGCATTGCGTTGAAAATGAAGAGGcaacttttgttttgtctacTGCCTATGCTGAAACTGATTTTTCGCAGACGAGTACAACTGATGAAACTATGCCGTGCATGTTTGTACACAAACATGTTTCTGCAATTTACTTCAAGGGAAGTTTTTGTTACCGTTTAAAATTGTTATTATTCAGTGATTCACTGTGATAGAGAACTGCACACTGGGCTAAATCTGGATATTGCCATATGATGGTTTAATTGATCAGTTATTCACATTTGGATTCCCGCTGAGGTAAGTAGAAAATCAGGGGAGAAACCCTACATAACAAAAGTTAGTATCAAACAGCGCAACAAAACACACGTTTCAGTCTTCAGTAATTCCTTGAGACAAAGCTGCCAGTGATAATGCAACATGAAGTAAAAGTAAATTTGTTTGGGATTGTTTCTTctcctgtgtgtttgtgtgtgtgtgtgtgtgtgtgtgtgtgtgtgtgtgtgtgtgtgtgtgtgtgtgtgtgtgtgtgtgtgtgtgtgtgtgtgtgtgtgtgactgtgtgtttgtgatgtgtgggtatacgcacacacactgcactTCAGTCTTTTCCTTTTCTCGACCAGTGGGGCTAACAAGAATCAACTAATGCACTGTAAACGACAATACGCAAAACGGCACTTATTAGCCTCGCAAGTACACACCACGTGTGTCGCTCTACTGAAGAACGGCATGCAGTTACTGAGTAAGCGAACAAATTAAGGAATCTCTGCTCAGTGAAACTGTGTCCAGGTGGCCATGCAGCAACCAGTGCTATGCCGTTTTATATATCAGCTGCCCTTTGTTACCCTACAACACACCAGCCACTACCAAATACATCATAAACTTAACTTGCTTCTTGCATTTTTCTGCTCGTGACAGTTCACTAGCCGGCTGAAAAGTTGAATCTTAGTGCAGACACTTACTACTTAGCACTTGGCGTTTCTAAAACTAAAAGGCCATGCCTGAATTggaggtaatcttgaactttagtgtgttaaatttataactcagaatccagtggcattctttacttatttttgatacaagtccctgtaatcaagccaaagaacatttgtcgtgaaattaattgacggattgagctccattcgtacagttcatcggagttcattccgtgacttcaaGAGGATCTAAACATGACTTCTTATGCTTAGGCCTAAAaacaaataggtgtggttacggtaacccgacctaccctatttttaggggccgaccctataactttttattacaagtgcaggttctgcaagtttggaggcttaaaagttaaatgcctctgaattctgagctatgaatttaacacagtaaagttcaagattaccgaatTGGACTTTCAAGATAGTTTCTGGGAAACTctacatgcatcactgatgttaaatcttggatgatcgataacaaacttaagctgaatgatgataagactgaagtcttactgtgcaaaaagaagaacactacatttccctctccccaacctgtttctgttcaagtaggcgacaccgacattcttttctccccatcagctagaaaccttggattcaccctttcatctgacatgacccttaacaaacatatatctttagtctgtggagcagcttattttgagcttcgtaagatcagcaccattcgccacacactctcctctcaaacaactaacactcttgtctgtgcctttgttctttctaaacttgactactgcaactctcttctctctggctgtcctctgtatctcctgcataaactacaaaaagtccaaaactcggcagcacgcctcattctgaaagcacgaaaacgagatcacgcaacaccacttcttcacacactgcactggttacctattcaagcccgcattgactacaaactgtccaccctctgctttaacttcttttctggctcgtctcctgcttacttctctgaactcctcaccgtctattctccagcaagacaactccgtgcctcttctgactgtcgcatcctcaccattccacacaccaaaaccaaaacatacggacaacgaacttttactttctgcgcacccacacactggaattctctcccctttcacatccgccactctcagtcaccccaagcattcaaacgagcacttaaaacgcacctcttcaagaaatacaacccctgattttgttttctcagtccatcagtaggctacatgtagtgtatttgttgttttagtgataatgtgataatgtgtatacacatttagggctgtttttcagtattaataacatattctgtttgattaagggtattcagctggtatttccttgtttttactacctattttattcatgtttttattacttagttagtggaagaatctgttgtaatgtatgtttgatggtgtatgcttttaattaagcgttgctgactatgaatgtagatgtaaatgcttgtataactgtgtttgaattttaaatgtgtcaagcgcaaagagcataattgtaaagttatgatgttgcgctatataaatgctcatttattattattattattattattattattattatatgatgTGTCTCTTGCAGTTGCAGACGACATCCAAACGACACTATTTTAGGGAttgtttaatcgtgcttgagAGTCAGCAGCTAAAAACAACATGCACAAATGAAAATAGAGAACTAGTTTAAATACATGGCACTAAAACTTAAACATGTTTTTTCACCTTCAACGAACGGCAAGGGCTTGCCAAGTTCTACAAAATCTTCGTCGTCGGAATCGCTGGAGGCCGCCATTTTTAAACTAAGTCAGCAGTAAATAATGTCATCAAAATCAGGAAACGTATATATATAAAGCTATTAAAGCTTTACTTAAAGCGTGTTCTTTCattgatatattttttcattttattcagCTACTCTGCCTGCTGTAAGAAGTGATATTTTTGATCTTCATCATCGAGTTTTACACCAATTGAAACTAAAGAATGCAGACAATGCTTGTACCAAAAATACGGAAGAAAtttcgtgcgcatgcgtattcaATATTCACACAGAAGCATCGCCCTGTGAGGAATTTTACAATTGTTTTGCAGGTAGATTTTGATGAttgacactgttaaaatgttCATCATACGCGCATACACGTGCAGAAGATAATGAAGAAAATAAGTCTCAAGGGCATTAAACTGTCGACGAACAGACGTTCTCGTGGTGAGAGTTCAAAGTCGTCTGATGTGGGTCGTGAGGTTAGAGAGATCGAAAGTGTTGGAGACCCCGAAATGCCAAGTGACTCACTTCACGTTCTGTCACTACAAAACAACGCAGACGAAAATACAATAGAAGACAGCATCCCAAAGAGACGAGACAAGATAGGGCTCCTCCGTAACCTGAGGCGCAAGTTCACCCCGTCTTTTCATCGCAAGACAGACTTGCCAGAAGTGGGTCACATTGAAGAGTGCCAGCAGGCGCAGACTCTGCCCAAGGTGGAGGGAAGAAAATCAAAGCAAAGAAGTAAATACCTGTTTGGGTTATGTGACAAAGCAGAAAGGTCTAGCAGCTCGTTTTCACAAAGCAGTGACAGTTTGACATCAAATTTGCCGACTTACATGTCACCCAAGATCAGTGAATGGCATTCCAACACTGACTGTTGTGACTACGATAGACGCAAAGAGAAAGCTAGTTGCTGGACTAAGGACATTTCCAAGTTCAGCCAAGACACTTATGTTGTGGGAGGGGACAATTCACCTCCGAGTGACGAGGGCTGTTATTCTCAGACAGTTAAAGtgaaagacagaaaagaaatgAACTTTAATCAGGGCCTTGCCAGTGATGAGACAAGTAGtcctgacacagacacagggcAGGATGCCCCCAAGGTGTGGAGTCTCACCCATGAACTTTTCAGATTGTCAAAATTCGGATGGTACTGGGGGCCTATCACTCGCAACGAAGCGGAAGAAAAGCTAGCCAATCAGTCTGACGGTGCTTTTCTAGTGCGTGACAGCTCGGATGAACGATACTTGTTGAGCCTCAGTTTTAGGTCGTATGGCCGGACGCTACACACTCGCATTGAACACTGCAATGGAATGTTCAGTTTCTATGCACAACCAGACACTGAAGGTTATCCCTCCATTGTGGACTTGATTGAACATTCGATGAATGATTCTCACTTTTGTTATTCCCGATCTCGGTCGCCTGGTGCCCCTTCATTTCCTGTCCGTCTGACAAAGCCTGTGTCTCGGTTCACCCAAGTGCGTTCTCTTCAGTACCTGTGCCGCTTTGTCATTCGCCAATACACACGATACGATCATATTCAGCATCTCCCTCTTCCCACCACTCTGAAAGGATGGATAGAGGAGAATCAGTACTGAGCTCTGTGTTTTGCAAAGACTGTCACATTTGCGCAGGCTCTACTTAGTTCAGAGACTTCACCTTTTCTCATCATAAGTACTTGAGTTTGACACTGCACATACTAGAAATTAAGCTTAACTTTGAAAGGCAAGAAATGACATTGCTTCTGTTTCGTCCTAATCTCCACAACAGCTATATCTACAGGTTAAAAATTATGGTACAATTTCATTATTAATTGGGTACAGACACAAATCCAGAAGATGTATCTGGCAGTTACTTAAGAGAGACTGCAACGGGGAATGCATTGGTTTTTCCATTGTTTCAAATCATTATTTTCAGGATGATATCATGATGTTTTCATATAAATTTTGCTAGTTTGAGAAGAGTTTGATGGGCATTGactttatttatttgttaatGGTCATGTGTATTTGCATTGCTCTCATAGTCATACATAGTGaatatgtatacatgtgtgtggttTAAAGGAGTATGCTGTGTAAGGTGTAATACTGAATAGTTTGTGGATGAGTGAGGTTAAAAGAGAACCTTATGTAACTTGGAATGGTAGCTCGTGAACCAGTCAA carries:
- the LOC138972232 gene encoding uncharacterized protein, encoding MKKISLKGIKLSTNRRSRGESSKSSDVGREVREIESVGDPEMPSDSLHVLSLQNNADENTIEDSIPKRRDKIGLLRNLRRKFTPSFHRKTDLPEVGHIEECQQAQTLPKVEGRKSKQRSKYLFGLCDKAERSSSSFSQSSDSLTSNLPTYMSPKISEWHSNTDCCDYDRRKEKASCWTKDISKFSQDTYVVGGDNSPPSDEGCYSQTVKVKDRKEMNFNQGLASDETSSPDTDTGQDAPKVWSLTHELFRLSKFGWYWGPITRNEAEEKLANQSDGAFLVRDSSDERYLLSLSFRSYGRTLHTRIEHCNGMFSFYAQPDTEGYPSIVDLIEHSMNDSHFCYSRSRSPGAPSFPVRLTKPVSRFTQVRSLQYLCRFVIRQYTRYDHIQHLPLPTTLKGWIEENQY